From one Candidatus Thioglobus sp. NP1 genomic stretch:
- a CDS encoding sugar ABC transporter substrate-binding protein: MKNIQKALFLAVMSAGLMAPVQAEEVHMIMCGGEIREADQVVISAFEAKYSGVTVNAEAVPWGTCQDKSMTLAAAGDPAGLAYMGSRTLKQLARSGLIIPVDIADDQKEMYQPGILNTVSDGGKTWGFPHAFSTKALFINCGLVEEAGMACVAPKTWTGMYAMAKAINDNTSAAGIGITGKDFDNTMHQFLNYLYSNGGTVNDADTGEITFNSPETIETLEFYGKLAGVAQEGPMGYERGQLTQLYNDGLIGMYINGPWGAGQHNDNIAEIVVPIPAGPSGSSGTLLITDSIAVFKGSANEALAMELASMLSSGEAQYDLDKSWGLTPIMQYEKMMDDVYYTTDYWQTFVAPIGSGGPEPMFEDFKALQAGINGAIQGMILGEGSAADLVAEAAEILAEGN; this comes from the coding sequence ATGAAAAATATACAAAAAGCACTCTTCTTGGCTGTAATGAGCGCCGGTTTAATGGCTCCAGTACAAGCTGAAGAAGTACATATGATTATGTGTGGCGGTGAAATCCGTGAAGCTGATCAAGTAGTAATTTCTGCTTTTGAAGCTAAATACTCAGGCGTTACTGTTAACGCTGAAGCAGTTCCTTGGGGAACATGCCAGGACAAATCAATGACACTAGCAGCAGCTGGTGACCCAGCTGGTTTGGCTTATATGGGCTCACGTACTCTTAAGCAACTTGCTCGTAGTGGTCTGATTATCCCAGTAGATATTGCTGATGATCAGAAGGAAATGTATCAGCCAGGTATTCTTAATACCGTATCTGATGGTGGAAAAACTTGGGGCTTCCCTCACGCTTTCTCTACTAAAGCTCTATTCATTAACTGTGGTTTAGTTGAAGAAGCGGGTATGGCTTGTGTTGCTCCAAAGACATGGACAGGTATGTATGCAATGGCTAAAGCTATCAATGATAATACTTCAGCTGCAGGTATTGGCATAACTGGAAAAGACTTTGATAACACTATGCACCAATTCTTAAATTACTTATACAGTAATGGCGGAACTGTAAATGATGCAGATACTGGAGAGATAACTTTTAATAGTCCTGAGACTATCGAGACTCTTGAGTTCTATGGTAAGTTAGCTGGTGTTGCACAGGAAGGCCCAATGGGCTATGAGCGTGGACAGTTGACCCAGTTGTATAACGATGGCCTTATTGGAATGTACATTAATGGTCCATGGGGTGCTGGTCAGCATAATGACAATATTGCTGAAATAGTTGTCCCTATTCCTGCTGGTCCTAGTGGTTCAAGTGGAACATTATTAATTACTGACTCAATTGCAGTGTTTAAGGGTTCTGCTAACGAAGCTTTAGCAATGGAGTTAGCTTCTATGCTTTCATCTGGTGAAGCACAGTATGACCTAGATAAGAGCTGGGGTTTAACACCAATCATGCAGTATGAGAAGATGATGGATGATGTTTACTATACTACTGACTACTGGCAGACATTTGTTGCGCCAATTGGTAGTGGTGGTCCAGAGCCAATGTTTGAAGACTTTAAAGCATTGCAAGCTGGCATCAATGGTGCTATCCAAGGCATGATCTTGGGTGAAGGTTCTGCTGCTGATCTAGTTGCAGAAGCTGCTGAAATTCTAGCAGAAGGTAATTAA
- a CDS encoding Lrp/AsnC family transcriptional regulator, with protein sequence MNINIDSKDLKILSILQSKGRIAISELATRLNMSDTPCLRRVKKLEKAGVISGYSAQINPEALGLNAMVYVFIRLTENSNTSADQFENAMKKLPQVLECSVITGSHDYLLKIIANNLLDYESFVKKSLGSLTCIASIESTVVLKQNFSRAELPMEAQG encoded by the coding sequence ATGAATATTAATATTGACAGTAAGGATTTAAAAATATTATCAATACTACAAAGTAAGGGGAGGATAGCTATTTCTGAGTTAGCAACTCGATTAAATATGTCAGATACACCCTGCTTAAGAAGAGTTAAAAAACTTGAAAAAGCTGGAGTTATCTCAGGATATTCTGCGCAAATAAACCCTGAAGCACTTGGACTAAATGCAATGGTTTATGTTTTTATAAGGCTAACTGAAAATTCAAATACGAGTGCAGATCAATTTGAAAATGCCATGAAAAAATTACCTCAAGTATTGGAGTGCTCTGTTATTACAGGTTCTCATGATTATCTTCTAAAAATTATTGCTAATAACTTACTTGATTATGAAAGTTTCGTTAAAAAATCTCTTGGTAGTTTGACTTGTATTGCCAGTATTGAGTCCACGGTTGTTTTAAAACAAAACTTTTCTAGAGCAGAGTTACCAATGGAAGCTCAGGGGTAG
- a CDS encoding GntR family transcriptional regulator — MDDTNNLINFLMPSNDRPDSLYKQLSKSLNRAIQQGLLTPGDALMPERELASRLNMSRITVRKAIDQLVEIGLLTKRQGAGTIVAESVDLVLHKSLSSLNSFTADMKKRGLESYSRTILREEGKASSKEALILNLGEDDYVHRLNRVRYLVNEPLLYEIAVIPAAIISITSAIDDSLYELLESKNMNPVIAKQNIHAITADDNLADKLEVKPGSAVLFVERRGKDSNGRVVEYTQSYYRGDRYDYVVELG; from the coding sequence ATGGATGATACTAACAATCTAATTAATTTTTTAATGCCGTCTAATGATCGCCCAGACTCGCTTTATAAACAATTATCTAAGTCACTTAATAGAGCAATTCAACAAGGTCTTTTAACTCCAGGTGATGCTTTAATGCCAGAAAGGGAGTTAGCATCCAGGCTAAATATGTCTAGAATTACTGTTCGTAAGGCCATTGATCAACTAGTTGAAATAGGACTATTAACAAAACGTCAAGGTGCTGGCACTATTGTTGCTGAAAGTGTTGATCTAGTTCTTCACAAAAGCCTTTCATCGCTCAATAGCTTTACTGCTGACATGAAAAAGAGGGGACTAGAATCTTATTCTAGAACTATATTGCGCGAGGAAGGTAAAGCTAGCTCTAAAGAGGCATTAATTTTAAATTTAGGTGAGGATGATTATGTGCACCGTCTTAATAGAGTAAGGTATTTGGTAAATGAGCCACTACTTTATGAAATTGCTGTAATCCCTGCAGCCATAATATCTATTACATCAGCGATTGATGATTCACTTTATGAGCTTCTTGAATCTAAGAATATGAACCCAGTAATTGCAAAACAAAATATTCATGCCATCACTGCAGATGATAACTTGGCTGATAAACTTGAAGTAAAACCAGGCAGCGCAGTATTATTTGTTGAAAGAAGGGGTAAAGACTCTAATGGCAGAGTCGTTGAATATACTCAGTCTTATTATCGTGGTGATCGCTATGACTATGTGGTGGAATTAGGATGA
- the nagA gene encoding N-acetylglucosamine-6-phosphate deacetylase — protein sequence MKQAITGAKIFSDHKLLDNKALLIDGENIIGIVAKNDIPDNIKIKQLNGGILSPGFIDLQVNGGGGKLFNNSPDKESLDEIIKSHQHFGTTSIMPTVISDSLNVLQRCTSTISNEINNNKSLLGVHIEGPFFNVKYRGVHQKQYINTINNDYLNLFESLQGFPVMLTLAPECISIKQLKHLKSLGFKILAGHTDASYDQLEEAIKYGLDGFTHLFNAMGQISAREPGVVGSALNFNNTSASIIVDLHHVHPSLIEMSYKQKPKGKLFFVSDSMATINHGEPSFELYDEVVSESNGRLINSEGKLAGSSITQIDAIKNAYSTCNIPLCDAIAMATSYPAEYLGVSDYLGSLKANYRADLAHFDSDFNVKNVWVAGKHLKQEAS from the coding sequence ATGAAACAAGCAATCACTGGTGCCAAAATATTTTCAGATCACAAATTGCTTGATAACAAGGCTCTCTTAATTGATGGTGAAAATATTATTGGTATTGTTGCTAAAAATGATATTCCAGATAATATTAAAATTAAACAATTAAACGGTGGCATTCTCTCTCCTGGCTTTATTGATCTTCAAGTAAATGGTGGGGGTGGAAAATTATTTAACAACTCACCTGATAAAGAGAGTTTGGATGAAATAATAAAATCTCATCAACACTTTGGTACGACAAGCATAATGCCAACTGTTATCAGTGATTCCTTGAATGTTCTTCAAAGATGTACTTCAACAATATCTAATGAAATCAATAATAACAAATCCCTTCTAGGCGTTCATATTGAAGGCCCCTTCTTTAATGTTAAGTATCGAGGTGTGCATCAAAAGCAATATATCAATACGATAAACAATGATTACTTAAACTTGTTTGAAAGCCTTCAAGGCTTCCCAGTGATGCTAACTTTAGCTCCAGAATGTATTTCTATCAAGCAGTTAAAACATCTTAAATCACTTGGTTTTAAAATTCTAGCAGGACACACTGACGCTAGTTATGACCAGCTAGAGGAGGCAATTAAATATGGCCTTGATGGCTTCACGCATCTTTTTAATGCGATGGGACAAATTTCAGCACGTGAGCCAGGCGTGGTTGGCTCAGCATTAAATTTTAATAATACTTCGGCAAGTATTATTGTTGACCTGCACCACGTCCATCCATCATTGATCGAGATGTCCTATAAGCAAAAACCCAAAGGCAAACTTTTTTTTGTTTCAGACTCTATGGCAACAATTAATCATGGTGAACCTTCTTTTGAGTTATATGATGAGGTCGTTAGTGAATCAAATGGTCGACTTATCAACTCTGAAGGAAAGTTAGCTGGATCCTCAATAACTCAAATTGATGCCATTAAGAATGCCTATTCTACTTGTAATATTCCACTTTGTGATGCGATTGCAATGGCAACGAGCTACCCTGCAGAATACCTTGGAGTAAGTGATTATCTAGGTTCATTAAAAGCAAATTATCGAGCTGACCTTGCTCACTTTGATAGTGACTTTAATGTCAAAAATGTTTGGGTTGCTGGCAAACATCTAAAACAAGAAGCGTCATGA
- a CDS encoding beta-N-acetylhexosaminidase translates to MSLAEFVMTTEIDSDGFFCSKLINNSGRKIDSFSFCFSLLSPVKSQQNCVVTKSIGGYSELSHPSKPTLHAGEEWSFKYGYALDRHSPLNYTWGPQGGFLKLQNGNIINLSMTDIELQHISSVAPTLKVMGDHIIPSESLRLVPQPYLWNPSAGVCNSSGFLNVVLDQSEVIIKSYKAASDLGKRINIDILPSKTNQNLNDTSTSLLVKFQKFSDASAYNLTITSDVIELTAGDESGFYYGLVSLLQLHQTYHKLIPCGLINDKPRFSWRGQHLDTVRHFYSVKSLLRLLDLMSLFKLNKFHWHGTDDEAFRFNLDNNYELANATAQRGNNLLVPPVFGSGPNPTGGSYDKVDIQKVTERAAANYIDVMPEFDLPGHNMALINFCPSVRDSQDKSNEVSVQGYSENTLNPAMPETFTLIESLIDDLCDAFPGDYIHLGGDEVAPESWTKSPAIDELKLKHELDNGKDIASWFINKLSQRVEQNNKKTASWQEAEDGNHKDTKTEKLLFSWQNLESGYKLARDGFKVVLCPAEHIYFDMAQSNNYSDRGLNWAAIVEFEDTVDWQIIPEDEPELETNIEGIQGHLWSETILEDSDMEAMLCPRIIGLAEGAWSSAASKRNGSELSTLILNSFKDLFNHIGWSCYQSQNFDIMSDPLTNKEALVSE, encoded by the coding sequence TTGAGTTTAGCCGAATTTGTTATGACTACTGAAATTGATTCTGATGGCTTTTTTTGCTCAAAATTGATAAATAACAGTGGGCGTAAGATTGATAGTTTTTCTTTTTGTTTTAGTCTACTTTCTCCAGTTAAGTCCCAACAAAATTGTGTTGTTACTAAAAGTATCGGTGGTTATTCTGAGCTTTCTCATCCCTCCAAGCCAACTTTACACGCAGGCGAAGAGTGGAGTTTTAAATATGGCTATGCATTAGATAGACATTCACCACTGAATTATACTTGGGGACCACAAGGGGGTTTTTTAAAACTTCAAAACGGTAACATAATTAATCTAAGTATGACAGATATAGAATTGCAACATATCTCCTCCGTGGCACCAACCCTCAAAGTAATGGGTGATCATATTATTCCCTCTGAGTCATTAAGGTTGGTGCCACAACCTTATCTTTGGAATCCTAGTGCCGGTGTTTGTAATTCAAGTGGATTTTTGAATGTTGTTTTAGATCAATCTGAGGTCATTATTAAGAGTTATAAAGCTGCCTCAGATCTTGGAAAAAGAATTAATATTGATATACTCCCATCAAAAACAAATCAAAATTTAAATGATACTTCTACATCATTACTGGTGAAATTTCAAAAATTCTCAGATGCTTCTGCCTATAATTTAACTATCACTAGTGATGTTATTGAGCTAACTGCTGGAGATGAAAGTGGTTTCTACTATGGCCTTGTATCACTCCTCCAGTTGCATCAAACGTATCATAAGTTAATTCCTTGCGGCTTGATTAATGATAAGCCTCGTTTTAGTTGGAGAGGTCAGCATCTTGATACAGTCAGACATTTTTATTCCGTTAAAAGTCTTTTAAGATTACTGGACTTAATGAGCTTATTTAAACTTAATAAGTTTCATTGGCATGGAACTGATGATGAGGCATTTCGTTTCAATCTTGATAATAACTATGAGCTTGCTAATGCAACAGCACAAAGAGGTAATAATCTTCTTGTACCACCTGTTTTTGGCTCTGGCCCAAATCCTACTGGAGGGAGTTATGATAAAGTTGATATCCAGAAAGTTACAGAACGGGCTGCAGCAAATTATATTGATGTTATGCCTGAATTCGATCTACCAGGCCATAATATGGCTCTAATTAACTTCTGCCCTTCTGTTCGAGATTCACAAGATAAAAGTAATGAGGTTTCAGTCCAAGGCTACTCAGAAAATACACTTAACCCAGCAATGCCAGAAACATTTACTCTCATTGAGTCTTTAATTGATGATTTGTGTGACGCTTTTCCAGGTGATTATATTCATTTGGGCGGTGATGAAGTTGCTCCAGAATCGTGGACAAAATCTCCTGCAATTGATGAATTGAAATTAAAGCATGAGCTCGATAATGGTAAAGATATTGCTTCTTGGTTTATTAACAAGCTTTCTCAAAGAGTAGAGCAGAATAACAAAAAAACGGCTTCTTGGCAGGAGGCCGAAGATGGTAATCATAAAGATACAAAGACAGAAAAACTATTATTTTCTTGGCAAAATCTTGAGTCTGGTTATAAATTAGCTAGAGATGGATTCAAGGTTGTTTTATGTCCAGCAGAGCATATTTATTTTGATATGGCTCAAAGCAACAATTATAGTGATCGAGGTCTTAATTGGGCTGCAATTGTAGAATTTGAAGATACCGTTGACTGGCAAATTATTCCTGAAGATGAACCAGAACTTGAGACAAATATTGAGGGTATTCAAGGCCATTTATGGTCTGAAACTATTCTTGAGGACAGCGATATGGAGGCTATGCTTTGTCCTAGAATTATTGGTTTAGCAGAGGGTGCCTGGTCGAGTGCGGCTAGTAAAAGAAATGGCAGTGAGTTAAGTACTTTAATTCTTAATAGTTTTAAAGATTTATTCAATCATATTGGATGGAGTTGCTATCAGAGTCAAAATTTTGATATCATGTCCGATCCATTAACGAATAAGGAGGCTTTGGTAAGTGAGTAG
- the nagB gene encoding glucosamine-6-phosphate deaminase: MRVVILPNEKEASSFAAEFIENFIAQKENLVLGLATGSSVLLTYEELIKKHASNGLSFKKVTTFNLDEYIGLKPGHSQSYRHYMNHKLFNHIDIDKKNTYIPECFNEDYELCCANYESKIKSTGGIDLQVLGIGANGHIGFNEPTSSLRSRTRVKTLTENTIKNNARFFNDNELQPSIAVTMGIGTIMDAESILLIGLGKHKSKSVADLIEGPISSFCPGSVLQNHQNVVIVLDSLAASDLKLYDYYIHTEKMYLEFMG, translated from the coding sequence ATGAGAGTCGTTATTCTTCCAAATGAAAAAGAGGCGAGTAGTTTCGCTGCAGAATTTATTGAAAACTTTATTGCTCAAAAAGAAAATTTAGTTCTTGGTCTAGCAACTGGTAGCTCTGTTCTTTTAACATACGAGGAGTTAATTAAAAAGCATGCGTCTAATGGCTTAAGCTTTAAAAAAGTTACTACTTTTAATTTAGATGAATATATTGGTTTAAAACCTGGGCATAGTCAAAGCTATCGTCATTATATGAACCATAAGTTATTTAATCACATTGATATTGATAAGAAAAATACATACATTCCTGAATGTTTTAATGAGGATTATGAGTTATGTTGTGCAAATTATGAGTCAAAGATTAAATCAACTGGTGGGATAGACCTTCAAGTATTAGGCATAGGGGCCAATGGTCATATTGGATTTAATGAACCTACTTCTAGCCTTCGTTCAAGGACCAGAGTAAAGACACTTACTGAAAATACAATTAAAAATAATGCTCGATTCTTTAATGATAATGAGCTGCAACCGTCCATTGCAGTGACTATGGGTATTGGAACAATTATGGATGCTGAAAGTATCCTTCTAATTGGTCTGGGTAAACATAAAAGTAAGTCAGTTGCAGATTTAATTGAGGGGCCGATATCATCTTTCTGTCCTGGTAGTGTTCTTCAAAACCACCAAAATGTTGTTATTGTTTTAGATAGTCTTGCAGCATCAGATCTAAAGTTGTATGATTACTATATTCACACCGAAAAAATGTACCTTGAATTTATGGGTTGA
- a CDS encoding MBL fold metallo-hydrolase produces the protein MSLIFKQLFEKESCTYTYLLADSNSREAAIIDAVDIMIERDTTLLKELNLDLKFIIETHIHADHITSALSLKNYFPEAKIVMSIENTDAQDCSDIMASEGHILTLGDYEINTIETPGHTSGCMSYHIENKVFTGDALFIRTTGRCDFQGGSATALYKSIHKLFALPDSTEVYPAHDYNGLSASTIGEEKKFNSMIREEFDEQTFIKNVNNLKLDMPKKIKVAVPANNSCGLIPAQS, from the coding sequence ATGAGTTTAATCTTCAAACAACTATTTGAAAAAGAAAGTTGCACATATACTTACCTTTTAGCTGATAGTAATTCAAGAGAGGCTGCAATAATTGATGCTGTCGATATTATGATTGAGCGAGATACGACTTTACTTAAAGAATTAAATCTCGATTTAAAATTTATTATTGAGACTCACATTCATGCCGATCATATAACAAGTGCGTTAAGCCTTAAAAACTATTTTCCAGAAGCAAAAATTGTCATGAGCATAGAGAATACTGATGCACAAGATTGCTCAGATATTATGGCGAGTGAAGGCCATATACTTACTCTAGGTGATTATGAAATTAATACAATAGAAACGCCTGGTCATACCTCAGGTTGTATGTCTTATCATATTGAAAATAAAGTTTTTACTGGTGATGCTTTATTCATTAGAACTACTGGGCGCTGTGATTTTCAAGGTGGTTCAGCGACAGCACTTTATAAATCAATTCACAAGCTGTTTGCATTACCAGACTCAACTGAAGTATATCCTGCTCATGATTACAATGGTCTATCAGCAAGCACCATTGGTGAAGAGAAGAAATTTAACTCAATGATAAGGGAAGAATTTGACGAACAAACATTTATTAAAAATGTAAATAATTTAAAACTTGATATGCCGAAAAAAATTAAAGTTGCTGTCCCTGCTAATAATAGCTGCGGCTTAATTCCAGCACAAAGTTAA
- a CDS encoding aminotransferase class V-fold PLP-dependent enzyme, with amino-acid sequence MSLVQIQKKKSIVLVSEIDFPGMGFALKKSLPDDCEIRYIPANQDITDSNIWNQYMTPDIDLVFVSHAYSNTGQLSPIKDILAMARSRDIISILDIAQSAGIVPIDLKALKPDFMLGSSVKWLCGGPGAAYLWVNSKRLSSCNPKDVGWFSHENPFEFDIHNFRYHDTALKFWGGTPVVAPFIIATNSINYFTKIGIKNIRKHNQALISMTANELDVEFVSPRDEAIRGGTMILDFGKNQQTMLGHLKENNISVDLRSHGIRMSPHIFNDEQDIDQLISVIKSAKP; translated from the coding sequence ATGTCTTTGGTGCAAATTCAAAAGAAGAAAAGTATTGTCTTAGTTAGTGAAATTGATTTTCCTGGAATGGGTTTTGCTTTAAAGAAATCATTGCCTGATGATTGTGAAATTAGATATATACCTGCCAATCAAGACATAACTGATTCAAATATATGGAATCAATATATGACCCCTGACATAGATTTAGTATTTGTCAGTCATGCCTACTCTAATACTGGTCAACTGTCGCCAATCAAAGATATTCTTGCAATGGCAAGGTCGAGAGATATTATTTCAATTCTTGATATTGCTCAATCGGCAGGAATTGTGCCAATAGATTTAAAAGCTTTAAAACCAGACTTTATGCTTGGCTCAAGTGTTAAATGGTTATGCGGTGGCCCAGGAGCTGCTTATTTATGGGTCAATTCAAAGCGCTTGTCGTCGTGTAATCCAAAAGATGTTGGCTGGTTTAGCCATGAAAATCCCTTTGAATTTGATATACATAATTTTCGTTACCATGATACTGCTCTTAAGTTCTGGGGAGGCACCCCAGTAGTTGCACCATTCATTATTGCCACAAATAGTATTAATTATTTTACAAAGATTGGTATTAAAAATATCAGAAAGCATAACCAAGCTTTAATTTCAATGACTGCGAATGAACTGGATGTTGAATTTGTTTCCCCAAGAGATGAGGCAATTAGAGGTGGCACTATGATATTAGATTTTGGTAAAAATCAACAAACAATGCTTGGCCATCTTAAGGAAAATAATATAAGTGTTGACTTAAGGAGTCATGGTATTCGAATGTCCCCTCATATTTTCAATGATGAACAGGACATTGATCAGCTAATAAGTGTTATAAAATCCGCAAAGCCTTAA
- a CDS encoding DUF2721 domain-containing protein, giving the protein MDMTTPALLFPAISLLFVAYTNRLHSLSVLIRAMTTEGSEESKTKHTEEQLNILQKRVNYIKRMQVFGIVSFIFNLLTIICIYVNYDTLANYVFGFGLLMLSASLFFALLETLISTKALDIHLKNYKN; this is encoded by the coding sequence ATGGATATGACCACACCCGCTCTACTTTTCCCTGCAATCTCTTTACTATTTGTTGCCTATACAAATCGTCTTCACTCTCTAAGTGTCCTTATTAGAGCTATGACAACTGAGGGTAGTGAAGAATCCAAGACTAAGCACACAGAGGAACAGCTTAATATTCTTCAAAAGCGCGTTAACTATATTAAACGGATGCAAGTCTTTGGAATTGTCAGTTTTATTTTTAACTTACTGACGATTATTTGTATCTACGTAAATTATGACACACTTGCAAATTATGTTTTTGGTTTTGGACTATTAATGCTTTCAGCATCTTTATTTTTTGCATTGCTCGAGACACTGATCTCTACCAAAGCTCTCGACATTCACCTCAAAAATTACAAGAACTAA
- a CDS encoding carbohydrate ABC transporter permease — protein MMDKYSLLHKIGIYASLALFILFMLLPFVEMFIASLRPITHLFTRPDIALGETMSFGDFMSRFWSDTMSFQAYRDMWVTVPQLPRYIFNSVFIASAVTLLSMCFIVPAAYAYARFNFRGKTTSLTLFLAVNMFSGAVLLIPLYKLLRSYGLLNTYWAMIIPGVAFLIPTGIWLLKSFLEKIPYELEEAAFVDGASRLYTLRRVILPLAVPGLIVVGVAMFIGAYAQQFLFAITFNQNRDYMPLPAGIFEFIGYQTVLWNEMMAASLVGVLPVLLIFLFMQKHLISGLTSGAVKE, from the coding sequence ATGATGGATAAATACTCATTACTGCATAAAATTGGAATTTATGCCTCTTTGGCATTATTCATATTGTTTATGCTATTGCCATTTGTTGAAATGTTCATAGCATCCCTTAGACCAATAACTCATTTGTTTACGCGTCCGGATATAGCACTAGGAGAAACTATGAGTTTTGGTGATTTTATGAGTCGATTCTGGTCGGATACTATGAGTTTTCAGGCTTATAGAGATATGTGGGTTACCGTCCCTCAATTACCACGCTATATATTTAATAGCGTATTCATAGCATCAGCGGTTACTCTTTTATCAATGTGCTTTATTGTTCCGGCTGCTTATGCCTATGCACGTTTTAACTTTCGAGGAAAAACAACCAGTCTTACCCTCTTTTTAGCAGTAAATATGTTTTCTGGAGCGGTTCTTTTAATACCTTTATATAAATTATTACGCTCTTATGGTTTATTAAATACTTATTGGGCAATGATTATCCCTGGTGTGGCATTCCTTATACCAACTGGAATATGGCTACTTAAATCTTTTTTAGAAAAGATTCCTTATGAGCTAGAGGAGGCAGCATTTGTTGATGGCGCATCTCGCCTTTATACTCTAAGACGTGTTATCCTTCCCCTAGCGGTCCCAGGTTTAATTGTTGTAGGTGTTGCAATGTTTATTGGTGCTTATGCACAACAATTTTTATTTGCAATTACCTTTAATCAAAATAGAGATTACATGCCACTACCGGCTGGTATTTTTGAGTTTATTGGCTACCAGACTGTACTTTGGAATGAAATGATGGCAGCAAGTCTTGTTGGAGTTCTGCCCGTGTTGTTAATTTTCCTGTTTATGCAGAAACATCTCATATCAGGATTAACTTCAGGGGCGGTAAAGGAGTGA
- a CDS encoding carbohydrate ABC transporter permease has product MLKPKTKSQTTTMFAWALIAPAALVMFWIVLWPLYETFRLSFTNSNLGTLMGGADFIGWENYEKAIGGRKFPAIVTRTFYWMFLSVGFKMILGLIGATLLASNIKGRGIMRALVMPPWIVPIAIGCFGWVWLYNGHFGLLSNFIEMVGITNGPFSFLAYKQSAFYSAVVTDVWIGTPMVTLFFLAAMQGVPKDLYEAAYVDGASRWYRFRRITLPQIMPTIVSMALLSAIWTFNSFEIIWILTEGGPRGATTTLIIDTFKTAIFSYKFGAGATRAVLVVLILGVFSVIYLSVLSRLSKRYDYGGVQK; this is encoded by the coding sequence ATGCTTAAACCAAAAACTAAATCACAAACAACAACAATGTTTGCTTGGGCTTTGATTGCGCCTGCTGCACTGGTTATGTTTTGGATTGTCCTTTGGCCTCTTTACGAAACCTTCCGCCTTTCTTTCACTAACTCAAATCTTGGAACTCTTATGGGGGGTGCTGATTTTATTGGCTGGGAGAATTATGAAAAAGCCATAGGTGGTAGGAAATTTCCTGCCATTGTCACGCGAACCTTTTACTGGATGTTTCTTTCAGTTGGTTTTAAGATGATTTTAGGTTTGATTGGTGCTACGCTCTTAGCAAGTAATATAAAGGGTCGTGGTATTATGCGCGCTCTGGTAATGCCACCATGGATTGTACCAATAGCTATTGGTTGTTTTGGTTGGGTATGGCTTTATAATGGTCATTTTGGCTTACTCTCAAACTTTATTGAGATGGTCGGTATCACTAATGGGCCCTTTAGTTTCTTAGCCTATAAGCAGAGCGCTTTTTATTCAGCAGTTGTAACAGACGTCTGGATTGGAACACCAATGGTAACCTTATTCTTCCTAGCGGCAATGCAAGGGGTTCCAAAAGATTTATATGAGGCTGCCTATGTTGACGGCGCATCAAGGTGGTATCGTTTTAGAAGAATTACTTTGCCACAAATTATGCCTACTATTGTTTCTATGGCATTATTATCTGCAATCTGGACTTTTAACTCATTTGAAATTATATGGATTCTGACAGAGGGTGGCCCTCGTGGTGCAACTACTACATTAATTATTGACACTTTTAAGACGGCAATTTTCAGTTATAAATTTGGTGCTGGAGCAACTAGAGCCGTTCTTGTTGTTTTAATATTAGGTGTATTTTCAGTAATATATTTAAGTGTTTTAAGCAGATTAAGCAAAAGGTATGACTATGGGGGTGTTCAGAAATGA